The Sorangiineae bacterium MSr11367 genome window below encodes:
- a CDS encoding TolC family protein: MRMLAAFVALAAAMTTSEAHAEGPMRLTERRVAEVALAQHPDVRAAWATAQAADSEARATGRARLPELVLSGRYQRLSSLPERYRAITFPDGSNYVFPQILDGYGARAALVAPLSDPWLRMAAAARAAGKTALAREADARGAEVRIALDARTAYLAWRRALLGRDLSVDAQRVAHAEVEEHERRVAAGTSPRTAGLGLVLAEKEAGLRLRAAEADVEVAATELAVFLGVSESEFDSAEDLEGEIRSTDGGGQVPALAAAIAEAEAADDRVDSEALAFLPRLSLSGVADVSVPSPRVFAVTTKDPVVTWEALATIEWSTSALTTGTANLARARDERAAAQARVEAVKREITAARRSAEISLRAARDRVALARERLASARALAEARRAELRAGVAQPLDVVIAESELVRAGLSHADALVDTRLSRAKLDAALGRARPDRGGSR, encoded by the coding sequence ATGAGGATGCTCGCGGCATTCGTCGCGCTCGCGGCGGCCATGACGACGTCCGAGGCGCACGCCGAGGGGCCGATGCGCCTGACGGAGCGGCGCGTGGCCGAGGTGGCGCTCGCGCAGCACCCCGATGTGCGGGCCGCATGGGCGACGGCCCAGGCGGCGGACTCCGAAGCGAGGGCAACCGGGCGGGCGCGCCTCCCCGAGTTGGTCCTCTCGGGGCGCTACCAGCGGCTTTCGTCGCTGCCCGAGCGGTACCGCGCGATCACCTTCCCCGATGGCTCGAACTACGTGTTTCCGCAGATCCTCGACGGCTACGGCGCCCGCGCCGCACTGGTCGCGCCGCTCAGCGATCCATGGTTGCGCATGGCCGCGGCCGCGCGGGCGGCGGGAAAAACGGCGCTCGCGCGCGAGGCCGATGCACGCGGTGCCGAGGTTCGGATCGCGCTGGATGCGCGCACCGCGTACCTGGCCTGGCGGCGCGCGCTGCTCGGGCGTGATCTTTCCGTCGATGCGCAACGCGTGGCGCACGCCGAGGTCGAGGAGCACGAACGGCGGGTCGCTGCCGGCACGTCGCCGAGGACGGCGGGTCTCGGGCTCGTGTTGGCGGAAAAAGAAGCGGGCCTCCGGCTTCGGGCGGCGGAAGCCGACGTCGAGGTGGCTGCGACGGAGCTCGCGGTCTTTCTCGGGGTGTCGGAAAGCGAATTCGACAGCGCAGAGGATCTCGAGGGTGAGATCCGCTCCACCGACGGCGGCGGGCAGGTTCCGGCACTGGCCGCGGCCATCGCCGAGGCGGAAGCCGCCGACGATCGCGTCGACAGCGAGGCGCTGGCCTTCCTGCCGCGCCTCTCGCTGTCCGGCGTGGCCGACGTCAGCGTCCCGAGCCCGCGCGTCTTCGCGGTGACGACGAAGGATCCCGTCGTCACCTGGGAGGCTCTCGCGACCATCGAGTGGTCCACGTCGGCCCTCACCACCGGCACCGCCAACCTGGCGCGGGCACGCGACGAGCGGGCGGCTGCGCAAGCGCGGGTCGAGGCCGTGAAGCGCGAAATCACGGCGGCGCGCCGCTCCGCCGAGATATCGCTTCGAGCAGCCCGCGACCGGGTGGCGCTGGCGCGCGAGCGTCTGGCATCGGCACGGGCACTGGCCGAGGCGCGTCGGGCCGAGCTTCGCGCGGGGGTGGCGCAACCCCTCGACGTGGTGATCGCCGAGAGCGAGTTGGTGCGCGCGGGGCTGTCGCACGCCGATGCGCTGGTGGATACCAGGCTGTCGCGCGCGAAGCTCGACGCCGCACTCGGGCGCGCGCGTCCGGATCGGGGAGGCTCGAGATGA
- a CDS encoding efflux RND transporter periplasmic adaptor subunit, with protein MDGLRFLLFLGGLSLVGGGVACSHPAQAHDEAPPQPIPLTVTRVKARAAKVPRTLTYQATVLAARDTVISAVAGGRLEVLLAERGDKVHKGDALARFRDAEARAAAEGAVANVAGAEARLAGDRDPERSPEVVAAEEAVRVAADARRRAETLSSQGSVSDQDLLRMRSGEETARAQRDAALAQARAAKALVVQSRAALRQSRAALADFTLRAPYDGVVLERLVETGEVLAAGAPVLRVVDPSSLRVRFEVGQHEAASIALGQQVELDGGRAQISRLAPGLTGESRTRTVEARVDPAPSSLLPGSRIPVRVLLDASDDVVIVPRNAVRNEGGVARIWVVRDGRASERLPEVLRMAGDEVLVRRGLADGEDVVPDAPRELRDGMQVTP; from the coding sequence ATGGATGGTCTTCGGTTCTTACTCTTCTTGGGCGGGCTCTCGCTGGTGGGCGGCGGCGTGGCTTGTTCGCATCCGGCGCAAGCTCACGACGAGGCGCCTCCGCAACCGATCCCACTGACCGTGACCCGGGTCAAAGCGCGGGCGGCCAAGGTGCCGCGCACGTTGACCTATCAGGCCACGGTGCTGGCGGCGCGCGACACCGTGATTTCGGCGGTGGCCGGCGGCCGGCTCGAGGTGCTGCTCGCCGAGCGTGGCGACAAGGTGCACAAAGGCGACGCGCTGGCGCGGTTTCGCGACGCCGAGGCACGTGCGGCGGCCGAGGGTGCCGTGGCCAACGTGGCCGGCGCCGAGGCGCGCCTCGCCGGAGACCGCGATCCGGAGCGGTCACCCGAGGTCGTGGCGGCCGAGGAAGCGGTGCGCGTGGCCGCCGACGCGCGACGCCGAGCCGAGACGCTGTCGTCGCAAGGCTCCGTGAGCGACCAGGATTTGCTCCGGATGCGGAGCGGCGAAGAAACGGCCCGTGCCCAGCGGGATGCCGCGCTGGCACAAGCCCGCGCGGCCAAAGCGCTGGTCGTGCAGTCGCGCGCGGCGCTTCGTCAGAGCCGCGCGGCGCTCGCGGATTTCACCTTGCGCGCGCCGTACGACGGCGTGGTGCTCGAGCGCCTGGTCGAGACCGGCGAGGTCCTCGCCGCGGGCGCTCCGGTGCTGCGCGTGGTCGATCCGAGCTCGCTGCGGGTGCGCTTCGAGGTCGGCCAGCACGAGGCCGCGAGCATTGCGCTCGGTCAGCAGGTCGAGCTCGACGGTGGCCGCGCCCAGATTTCGCGGCTTGCGCCGGGGCTCACCGGCGAATCGCGCACGCGGACGGTCGAAGCGCGGGTCGACCCGGCGCCGTCGTCGCTGCTTCCGGGCTCGCGCATCCCGGTGCGCGTGCTGCTCGACGCGAGCGACGACGTCGTCATCGTGCCGCGCAACGCCGTGCGAAACGAGGGCGGCGTGGCCCGGATCTGGGTCGTGCGCGACGGCCGCGCGAGCGAGCGGCTTCCCGAGGTGCTCCGGATGGCTGGCGACGAGGTCCTCGTGCGGCGGGGCCTTGCCGACGGCGAAGACGTCGTGCCCGATGCACCGCGCGAGCTCCGCGACGGGATGCAGGTGACTCCATGA
- a CDS encoding type I polyketide synthase, with product MRPMNVHEPIAVVGMGCRLPGGVSSPDAYWRLLCDGVDATCEVPNGRWPELDALCARGAIYTRRGGFLAEFDPFAFDASFFGISPREALAMDPQQRFLLEVAWDALEDAGLPPRSLAGGRTGVFVGICASDYAESKDARDVYSGTGNYFSVAAGRIAYVFDFRGPAMAVDTACSSSLVAVHLACQSLRLGECNVALAGGVNLMLSPSNTVYFCALKTMAPDGRCKTFDASADGYARGEGCVVLVLKRLADAVAAGDDVRGVIRGSAVNQDGRSNGLTAPNGLAQRDVVRDALANAGLEPADVAAVEAHGTGTPLGDPIEMEALAAALGEARRARLVVGSVKTNFGHLEGSAGIAGLLKMLLAVRHGQIPRHLHFDAPNPEIAWDELPVVVPSASMPWPPGRRIGGVSSFGLSGTNAHVIVEEPPEAPGKNDEAPDGDGLLLISAASSDALAVRANAFRQAVAEAGDGRGLADLCYTAGARRAHLPHRVAVVGGVHGASMLEGLDAFLAGQPLATVATGAHEGGGSRRIAFVFPGQGAQWPGMGLELLAEPAFRTVFLRCDEIVRREAGWSLVEELSRDSSSTRIDATEVTQPAMFALQAGVVALLASWGVTPDAIVGHSFGEIAAAYAAGAIGVEDGVRIALQRGRVMKASFGSGRMALVELSVAEVERTVPQLGTSVWISGINGPKSVVLAGDGAIIVDVVRGLEERGIFARVLWGEYPSHSPRMLPFGRDLVQSIAGIEVREPTVFLVSTVTGRAYAPGDFAPAYWGRNLCEPVQFEVAMRQLVATGADVFLEIGPHPQLTKSMRDGLPAQAVVLGSLRRDSGGRQALLSAVGALYAAGCDFRWEQLFPKGRLVSLPRYPWQRERYWQGRRPGQREPMVHPLLGRVASTDGHAFRWRNTLTAEGLLGDHLIHGEPVMAGAVYMEMALSVAREMFGGLETVAVEDLRLHAVFVPPRQLEAVAEREPSGDVLLRFASRSRDGEAPIEHASVRLVARPAHAREPQDIEAIRRRCPALVRQADWLAFLGRVGVQLDRGFVCIEQLWRGESEAIARVAISNDLDSEARGFCLYPALIEGAVEALAVACLYQRPELAIPVAIDSIRFHREPGFKAWAHATVRDDVDGSPGGDSFLFDENGDIALELRGVRLRRIDAAAASAERVTDWFYEEAWEPQPPLPPVSRSADPAPSKAKWLVFADRLGTAAGLRGALAERGDACLLVYAGDGYEEIEPDVYCIRPTRADDFARLLIDAFEGSVCAGVVHLWSLDVAPFERTTVESLDAATDIGCISALHLARALVATKHRPRLWLVTSGAVPLGAACVQAAQAPLAGFGKVLALEHPEFSCTSLDLDPRARGDVRPWLPELTQPGPRGGRIAYCDGVRYAPRLVQAKLGALAPDDVRLRPDATYLITGGTGGLGLACAQRLIDRGARHIALIARGKSRAPSGVLEGLRARANVEVFHADVAHRDELRAALAAIRTGMPPVRGLLHAAGTLADATIQHLTASRFRSVLPAKVAGAWHLHEATRELSLDFFVLFSSGASLLGSPGQANYAAANAFLDALAHARRSLGLPALSINWAAWAEVGMVASRAEDGTLSSWTGASLTTEQGLRALDVLLQARVAQCGVFPFDMGSRAATDSDVPSCLVQRLLADPLAGKEILAPFLLDGVARVLKIAPSKLTTDAPINHFGLDSLTAMELKNAIQAELGIALNTIALLRGRSIADLTVELFEQFLLNHIDELSEEDVAALTKQLE from the coding sequence ATGCGGCCGATGAACGTGCACGAGCCGATTGCGGTCGTCGGTATGGGGTGTCGGCTGCCGGGCGGTGTGTCGTCCCCGGACGCGTATTGGAGATTGCTCTGCGACGGGGTCGATGCGACCTGCGAAGTCCCGAACGGACGCTGGCCCGAACTGGATGCGCTCTGCGCGCGCGGTGCGATCTACACGCGACGCGGAGGCTTCCTCGCGGAGTTCGACCCGTTCGCGTTCGACGCGTCGTTCTTCGGCATCTCGCCGCGCGAGGCCCTGGCGATGGATCCCCAGCAACGCTTCTTGCTGGAGGTCGCGTGGGACGCGCTCGAGGACGCGGGCCTCCCGCCTCGGAGCCTGGCCGGCGGGCGCACGGGCGTCTTCGTGGGCATCTGCGCGAGCGACTACGCCGAGTCCAAGGATGCGCGCGATGTGTACTCGGGCACGGGCAACTATTTCAGCGTGGCCGCCGGCCGCATTGCCTACGTGTTCGACTTCCGAGGCCCCGCCATGGCGGTCGACACGGCGTGTTCGTCGTCGCTGGTGGCGGTGCACCTGGCCTGCCAGAGCCTCCGACTCGGCGAGTGCAACGTGGCCCTGGCTGGCGGGGTCAATTTGATGCTGTCCCCGAGCAACACGGTGTACTTCTGCGCGCTCAAGACGATGGCGCCCGATGGGCGGTGCAAGACGTTCGACGCGTCGGCCGATGGGTATGCGCGTGGCGAAGGATGCGTCGTGCTCGTTCTCAAGCGACTCGCGGACGCCGTGGCCGCGGGCGACGACGTGCGCGGCGTGATTCGAGGTTCGGCGGTGAACCAGGACGGCCGAAGCAACGGGCTTACGGCGCCCAACGGGCTGGCGCAGCGGGACGTGGTCCGCGATGCTCTTGCGAATGCGGGACTCGAGCCCGCGGACGTGGCGGCCGTGGAGGCACATGGCACGGGCACGCCGCTGGGAGATCCCATCGAGATGGAGGCGTTGGCCGCGGCTCTGGGCGAAGCTCGCCGGGCGCGGCTGGTCGTGGGCTCGGTGAAGACGAACTTCGGCCACCTCGAGGGATCCGCCGGCATCGCCGGATTGCTCAAGATGCTGCTGGCCGTTCGGCATGGGCAGATCCCGCGCCATTTGCATTTCGACGCGCCGAATCCCGAGATCGCGTGGGACGAGCTACCGGTGGTCGTTCCGAGCGCGAGCATGCCGTGGCCGCCCGGCCGCCGCATCGGTGGCGTGAGCTCGTTCGGGCTCAGTGGCACGAATGCCCACGTCATCGTGGAGGAGCCTCCGGAGGCTCCTGGTAAGAACGACGAGGCGCCGGATGGCGATGGGCTGCTGCTGATCTCCGCGGCCAGCTCCGACGCGCTCGCCGTGCGTGCCAACGCATTCCGCCAAGCCGTGGCGGAGGCCGGAGACGGCCGCGGTCTCGCGGACCTTTGCTACACGGCGGGAGCGCGGCGCGCCCACCTGCCCCATCGCGTGGCCGTGGTGGGCGGCGTTCACGGTGCGAGCATGCTCGAGGGGCTCGATGCCTTCCTCGCGGGCCAGCCGCTCGCGACGGTGGCCACGGGGGCTCACGAAGGCGGAGGCTCCCGGCGGATCGCCTTCGTTTTCCCGGGACAAGGCGCACAATGGCCCGGAATGGGGCTCGAGCTGCTCGCCGAGCCAGCGTTTCGCACGGTGTTCCTTCGCTGCGACGAAATCGTCCGCCGCGAGGCCGGCTGGTCGCTGGTCGAGGAGCTCTCGCGCGACAGCTCCTCGACCCGCATCGATGCGACCGAGGTGACACAGCCGGCGATGTTCGCGCTGCAGGCGGGCGTGGTTGCGCTCCTTGCATCGTGGGGGGTGACGCCCGATGCCATCGTCGGGCACAGCTTCGGCGAGATTGCCGCGGCCTACGCCGCCGGCGCGATCGGCGTCGAAGACGGCGTGCGCATTGCGCTTCAACGCGGGCGCGTGATGAAGGCCTCGTTCGGCAGCGGGCGCATGGCGCTGGTCGAGCTTTCGGTGGCCGAAGTGGAACGCACGGTCCCGCAGCTTGGAACGAGTGTGTGGATCAGCGGCATCAACGGCCCGAAGTCGGTGGTGCTGGCCGGCGATGGCGCGATCATCGTCGACGTGGTTCGCGGGCTCGAGGAGCGCGGCATCTTCGCGCGCGTGCTCTGGGGCGAATACCCGTCGCACTCACCGCGGATGCTGCCATTCGGGCGCGATCTGGTCCAGTCGATCGCGGGCATCGAGGTGCGCGAACCCACGGTCTTTCTGGTCTCGACCGTCACCGGCCGCGCCTACGCGCCGGGTGATTTCGCGCCCGCGTACTGGGGCCGCAATCTGTGCGAGCCGGTGCAGTTCGAGGTCGCGATGCGGCAGCTGGTCGCCACCGGCGCCGACGTCTTCCTGGAGATCGGTCCGCACCCGCAGTTGACGAAGTCCATGCGCGATGGCCTCCCGGCGCAGGCGGTGGTCCTCGGGTCGTTGCGCCGGGACAGCGGTGGGCGGCAGGCGCTTCTCTCGGCCGTTGGGGCGCTGTACGCCGCGGGGTGCGATTTCCGGTGGGAGCAGCTCTTTCCCAAAGGCCGTCTCGTGTCGCTTCCGCGCTACCCGTGGCAACGCGAGCGGTATTGGCAAGGCCGCCGGCCCGGGCAACGCGAACCCATGGTGCACCCGCTGCTCGGGCGCGTCGCGTCGACCGACGGGCACGCGTTTCGATGGCGCAACACGTTGACCGCCGAGGGTCTGCTCGGCGATCACCTGATCCACGGCGAACCCGTCATGGCGGGCGCCGTGTACATGGAGATGGCGCTCTCCGTGGCCCGCGAGATGTTCGGCGGGCTGGAAACGGTCGCCGTGGAAGACCTGCGGCTGCACGCGGTCTTCGTTCCGCCGCGCCAGCTCGAAGCCGTGGCCGAACGCGAGCCGTCCGGCGACGTGCTCCTGCGATTCGCCAGCCGCAGCCGCGATGGCGAAGCCCCCATCGAACATGCCTCGGTGCGCCTCGTGGCAAGGCCCGCGCATGCCCGCGAGCCCCAGGACATCGAGGCCATCCGCCGCCGTTGCCCAGCGCTCGTTCGCCAGGCGGATTGGCTCGCCTTCCTTGGCCGCGTTGGCGTGCAGCTCGATCGTGGCTTCGTGTGCATCGAGCAGCTATGGCGCGGTGAATCCGAGGCGATCGCCCGCGTCGCCATCTCGAACGATCTTGACTCCGAGGCCCGAGGCTTCTGCCTCTACCCCGCGCTGATCGAAGGCGCGGTGGAAGCTCTCGCGGTGGCATGTCTGTACCAGCGACCCGAGTTGGCGATCCCCGTGGCGATCGACTCGATCCGCTTTCACCGCGAGCCCGGATTCAAGGCGTGGGCTCACGCCACCGTCCGTGACGATGTGGACGGTTCTCCCGGTGGCGACAGCTTTCTCTTCGACGAGAATGGCGACATCGCACTCGAATTGCGCGGTGTCCGACTCCGTCGGATCGATGCGGCCGCGGCATCCGCGGAGCGCGTGACGGATTGGTTCTACGAAGAGGCATGGGAACCCCAGCCTCCCCTACCCCCCGTGAGCCGCTCGGCCGACCCCGCTCCGAGCAAGGCGAAATGGCTCGTGTTCGCCGATCGCCTCGGAACCGCCGCAGGACTCCGTGGGGCACTCGCCGAACGCGGCGACGCGTGCCTCCTCGTGTACGCAGGCGATGGATACGAAGAGATCGAACCGGACGTGTACTGCATTCGACCGACGCGGGCGGACGACTTCGCGCGTCTGTTGATCGACGCCTTCGAAGGCAGTGTCTGCGCGGGCGTGGTGCATCTCTGGAGCCTCGACGTGGCACCGTTCGAACGGACGACCGTCGAGTCCCTCGATGCCGCGACGGACATCGGGTGCATTTCGGCGCTGCATCTTGCGCGCGCGTTGGTGGCCACGAAGCACCGACCGAGACTCTGGCTCGTCACATCGGGGGCGGTGCCTTTGGGCGCTGCCTGTGTCCAGGCTGCGCAGGCGCCGCTCGCGGGGTTCGGCAAGGTACTCGCGTTGGAACATCCGGAGTTCTCCTGCACCAGCCTGGATCTCGACCCGCGTGCCCGAGGGGACGTTCGCCCGTGGCTGCCCGAGCTCACGCAGCCTGGTCCGCGCGGCGGGCGGATTGCCTACTGCGACGGCGTTCGCTACGCGCCTCGATTGGTCCAAGCGAAGCTTGGGGCGTTGGCGCCGGACGACGTTCGGCTTCGGCCGGACGCCACGTACCTGATCACGGGAGGCACCGGCGGGCTCGGTCTCGCGTGCGCGCAGCGGCTGATCGATCGGGGGGCTCGCCACATCGCCCTGATCGCCAGGGGCAAGTCGAGGGCTCCGTCGGGCGTCCTCGAGGGATTGCGTGCGCGGGCGAACGTCGAGGTGTTCCACGCCGATGTCGCCCATCGCGACGAGCTGCGGGCGGCGCTTGCGGCGATCCGCACGGGGATGCCCCCCGTTCGCGGTCTCCTTCACGCGGCTGGGACGCTGGCGGATGCCACGATCCAGCATCTGACGGCGTCACGTTTCCGCTCGGTGCTGCCGGCCAAGGTCGCCGGTGCCTGGCATCTGCACGAGGCCACCCGCGAGCTGTCGCTCGATTTCTTCGTCTTGTTCTCGTCGGGGGCGTCGCTCCTTGGCTCGCCGGGGCAAGCGAACTATGCCGCGGCCAACGCGTTTCTGGATGCCCTCGCCCACGCCAGGCGTTCGCTCGGGCTCCCGGCCCTGAGCATCAACTGGGCTGCTTGGGCGGAGGTTGGGATGGTCGCATCGCGCGCAGAGGACGGCACGCTCTCGTCGTGGACGGGGGCGTCGCTGACCACCGAACAGGGGCTGCGCGCGCTCGATGTGCTGTTGCAGGCTCGCGTCGCCCAGTGCGGTGTTTTTCCCTTCGACATGGGCTCGCGGGCGGCCACGGACTCCGACGTTCCTTCGTGCCTCGTCCAACGGCTCCTGGCCGATCCACTCGCGGGAAAGGAAATCCTCGCGCCCTTCCTTCTCGATGGCGTGGCGCGCGTCCTGAAGATCGCGCCGTCGAAGTTGACGACCGATGCCCCCATCAACCACTTCGGGCTCGACTCACTGACGGCGATGGAGCTCAAGAATGCGATTCAAGCGGAGCTTGGCATCGCCCTCAACACCATCGCCCTGTTGCGGGGTCGCAGCATCGCCGACCTCACCGTAGAACTTTTCGAGCAGTTCCTCCTCAACCACATCGACGAACTTTCCGAGGAGGATGTGGCGGCCCTGACGAAGCAGCTAGAGTGA
- a CDS encoding class I SAM-dependent methyltransferase translates to MTEESVYVMGRSDAETERLRAQSMLFDPTTRRLFKEAGISTGMKVLDVGSGGGDVALLLADLVGPTGQVIGVDSHDSILEKARARVAQRKVHNVSFVQGDIRTIVLGDDFDAVVGRLVLTYVPEPARCVRHLADHVRPDGIVAFQDIDWSIGPVAFPPSPLLARVWDWAPPAFERAGLERQMGLKLFRAFVDAGLPAPRMHVEAPAGGGPHWAGYDYIAAGIHSMLPVIEKFELASAADIGIDTFAARLRAETLAQRGVLMLPPFVSAWSRVARSL, encoded by the coding sequence ATGACGGAGGAGTCGGTTTATGTCATGGGACGCTCCGACGCGGAAACGGAGCGGCTGCGCGCGCAGTCGATGCTCTTCGACCCTACCACCCGGCGCCTGTTCAAGGAGGCCGGGATCTCGACGGGGATGAAGGTGTTGGACGTCGGCAGCGGCGGGGGAGACGTGGCGCTGCTCTTGGCGGACCTCGTGGGTCCTACCGGGCAGGTCATCGGTGTCGACAGCCACGATTCGATCTTGGAGAAGGCTCGGGCGAGGGTTGCCCAGCGGAAGGTCCACAACGTCTCCTTCGTCCAAGGCGACATACGGACCATCGTGCTGGGCGATGACTTCGACGCCGTCGTCGGACGCCTCGTTCTTACGTACGTTCCGGAGCCGGCGAGGTGCGTGCGTCACCTCGCAGACCATGTTCGCCCGGACGGAATCGTCGCGTTCCAAGACATCGACTGGTCCATCGGCCCGGTAGCTTTCCCGCCATCGCCCCTTCTTGCGCGGGTATGGGACTGGGCACCTCCCGCCTTCGAGCGCGCGGGACTGGAACGGCAGATGGGGCTCAAGCTGTTTCGCGCGTTCGTCGATGCCGGATTGCCGGCCCCTCGGATGCACGTCGAAGCGCCCGCGGGTGGTGGTCCGCATTGGGCGGGCTACGACTACATCGCGGCCGGCATCCACAGCATGCTCCCGGTGATCGAGAAGTTCGAGCTCGCCAGCGCCGCGGACATCGGCATCGATACGTTCGCGGCGCGGCTGCGGGCAGAGACCTTGGCGCAACGTGGCGTCCTGATGCTGCCGCCGTTCGTGAGCGCGTGGTCCCGGGTCGCGCGATCACTCTAG
- a CDS encoding ABC transporter substrate-binding protein translates to MVRTFSRIAVLAALSSITVTVSSCVALLGQNTTQCQSTDDCTALGPEFASTVCNSDHLCQSITDETRCDTNATCTTRFGVEAPHVCDKTTHRCVKLTSEDCATPLADPSDYANDNTIYLGLMMPLTGTQASAAAPIVNAVDLARKDFKLNSNTGLPPAKDGGPRRPLAFLVCNEQVDFMRAAHHLIDDVHVPAIIGPSFSSNVAKLATDYASGADVLLMGPTGGAALITTLDVHPRGKRLVWRTVPSDTEHALTHAALVPVIEKQLRDAGVIAAGEAMKVALLHRGDNFGRGLASTVFDNMRFNDNKSAAENLAAQKYTDVDYGDPSTDPNPDNAYAKAVTRLKDFAPHVILAGGADEISQKILGPTETNWTVTYRPRWLNITGATLTANLLATINAQPAAKGLRTRIMASAAGRTGPLYSKFTILYQGANEGATPSFYAAGGYDATYLLAYSIVALGDQPLTGTSLATGLEKLVPPAPVLTTGADSISKAFDALTRNQSIDYDGAMGAHDFNPAVGEAKNDIQIICVGADDSGQAANFRPSGAFYRNGVVTGTVACP, encoded by the coding sequence ATGGTGCGAACGTTCTCTCGTATCGCCGTTCTTGCGGCATTGTCCTCGATCACCGTCACTGTGAGCTCGTGTGTCGCGCTGCTCGGGCAGAACACCACGCAATGCCAAAGCACGGACGATTGCACGGCGCTCGGGCCGGAGTTCGCGTCCACCGTCTGCAACAGCGACCACCTCTGCCAGAGCATCACGGATGAAACCCGGTGCGACACGAACGCCACGTGCACGACGAGGTTCGGGGTGGAGGCGCCGCATGTTTGCGACAAGACAACGCACCGCTGTGTCAAATTGACCTCGGAGGATTGCGCCACACCACTGGCCGATCCCAGCGACTACGCGAACGACAATACGATCTACCTCGGCCTGATGATGCCGCTCACGGGAACCCAGGCCTCGGCCGCGGCGCCGATCGTCAATGCCGTCGATCTCGCCCGGAAGGACTTCAAGCTGAACTCGAACACCGGGTTGCCGCCCGCCAAGGATGGCGGACCGCGGCGTCCACTGGCGTTCCTGGTTTGCAACGAGCAAGTGGATTTCATGCGGGCTGCGCATCATTTGATCGATGATGTCCACGTCCCTGCGATCATCGGCCCTTCGTTCAGCTCGAACGTGGCCAAACTCGCGACCGACTACGCGTCCGGTGCGGACGTACTTCTCATGGGGCCCACCGGTGGTGCGGCGCTCATCACCACACTCGACGTGCACCCGCGGGGGAAACGTCTCGTCTGGCGCACCGTGCCCTCGGATACCGAGCATGCGCTCACCCATGCTGCGCTCGTGCCCGTGATCGAGAAGCAACTTCGCGACGCCGGGGTCATCGCCGCGGGCGAGGCCATGAAGGTCGCCCTCCTCCATCGTGGCGACAACTTCGGGAGAGGCCTCGCGAGCACCGTCTTCGACAACATGCGGTTCAACGACAACAAGTCGGCAGCCGAGAACCTCGCCGCCCAGAAGTACACGGACGTCGATTACGGAGACCCCAGCACCGACCCGAATCCAGACAACGCCTACGCCAAGGCCGTCACGCGCCTGAAAGATTTCGCGCCCCATGTCATCCTCGCGGGGGGCGCCGACGAGATCAGTCAGAAGATCCTAGGCCCCACCGAAACCAACTGGACGGTGACGTATCGACCTCGATGGTTGAACATCACCGGCGCCACACTCACGGCCAATCTTCTCGCGACCATCAACGCACAACCTGCAGCGAAGGGCCTTCGCACCCGAATCATGGCGAGCGCGGCCGGCCGAACCGGGCCTCTCTATTCCAAGTTCACGATTCTCTATCAAGGCGCGAACGAAGGCGCGACGCCGAGCTTCTATGCCGCCGGCGGATACGATGCGACCTATCTCCTGGCCTACTCCATCGTTGCGCTCGGGGATCAACCGCTCACGGGTACGAGCCTGGCAACGGGGCTGGAAAAACTGGTCCCGCCGGCCCCCGTGCTGACGACCGGCGCCGACAGCATCTCGAAAGCCTTCGACGCGCTGACCCGGAATCAGAGCATCGACTACGACGGCGCCATGGGGGCGCACGACTTCAACCCCGCCGTGGGCGAAGCAAAGAACGACATCCAGATCATCTGTGTTGGCGCCGATGACAGCGGTCAGGCGGCCAATTTCCGGCCATCCGGCGCCTTCTACCGGAACGGGGTCGTGACGGGGACGGTGGCCTGTCCATGA